Below is a window of Hyalangium gracile DNA.
GGAGGGGTCGCTGGAGATCGAGCGGCTCTCGTGCTTCCTGGAGAACCACGAGCAGGCGGAGGCTGCGGCGCGGGAACTGGATGCAGATGTGGTGCTCTGGGGGCAGGCGTTCTGCAACGCGGTGTCGCCCGTGGTGGTGAACAACCAGAGCACGACGAGCGTGGGGGACATCTCTGCAGGCAGTGGCAGTGTGATCCGGATCGGCAACACGGAGGTGAATGCGGGCAAGCCCTACACGGTGTGTCCCAAGGCGACGCTGTACCGCACGGAGCGCAGCTACGGTCGGGAGAGCGAGAGGGGAGTGGACTTAGCAAGTCTGGGACATCTGGATCTGCCAACGCTGCGTGCGACGGAACCGTTCGTCTTGGTGCAGTTCTCCTTAGGGCTCCATTTTTATGAGTTGGGTAATTATTGGCTGGCAGCGAGATTCTTTGAAAGGTCGGCCGAGAGAGTGCTGCCTAAGGAACGAGATGCGGCGGGACTCAAGCTTGTCCTTGGGCTTGTCTATCTGCACCTACCCAATCTGAGGTTATCGCTTCGA
It encodes the following:
- a CDS encoding tetratricopeptide repeat protein — encoded protein: MKPVWKSLMASALLLAAGCARSVREGPSHPIEPVKPGLCREKLGPSPFKNPRAVHFLVADFHGASSGGGVPDFSETVSKQVTRALETFKEEVLRNPQEFDIAIPEGSLEIERLSCFLENHEQAEAAARELDADVVLWGQAFCNAVSPVVVNNQSTTSVGDISAGSGSVIRIGNTEVNAGKPYTVCPKATLYRTERSYGRESERGVDLASLGHLDLPTLRATEPFVLVQFSLGLHFYELGNYWLAARFFERSAERVLPKERDAAGLKLVLGLVYLHLPNLRLSLRYSKEALESVVGSHRHLESVLINNIGSALQEQGDYAGALEHYRRALA